In one Pseudomonas hydrolytica genomic region, the following are encoded:
- a CDS encoding hydroxymethylglutaryl-CoA lyase: MSLPKSVRLVEVGPRDGLQNEKQPISVADKVRLVDDLSAAGLGYVEVGSFVSPKWVPQMAGSAEVFAAIQRQPGVTYAALTPNLKGFEAALQAQVEEVAVFAAASEAFSQKNINCSIAESLARFVPLMEAAKAAKVRVRGYVSCVLGCPYDGEIDPAQVASVARELYAMGCYEVSLGDTIGTGTPGKTRHLINVVGRDIPRHLLAGHFHDTYGQALANIYASLQEGIQVFDSSVAGLGGCPYAKGATGNVATEDVLYMLQGLGIDTGIDMDKLIAAGQRICEVLGKANGSRVARARLSQ; this comes from the coding sequence ATGAGCCTGCCCAAATCCGTACGCCTGGTCGAAGTCGGCCCGCGCGACGGCCTGCAGAACGAGAAACAGCCGATCAGCGTCGCCGACAAGGTGCGCCTGGTCGACGACCTGAGCGCCGCCGGCCTTGGCTACGTGGAGGTGGGCAGTTTCGTCTCGCCCAAGTGGGTGCCGCAGATGGCCGGCTCCGCCGAGGTGTTCGCCGCCATCCAGCGCCAGCCGGGCGTTACCTACGCCGCGCTGACGCCGAACCTGAAAGGCTTCGAGGCCGCCCTGCAGGCCCAAGTCGAGGAAGTGGCGGTGTTCGCCGCCGCCAGCGAGGCCTTTTCGCAGAAGAATATCAACTGCTCCATCGCCGAGAGCCTGGCGCGCTTCGTGCCGCTGATGGAGGCGGCCAAGGCCGCCAAGGTGCGCGTGCGCGGCTATGTGTCCTGCGTGCTCGGCTGCCCCTACGACGGCGAGATCGACCCGGCCCAGGTCGCCAGCGTCGCTCGCGAGCTCTACGCCATGGGCTGCTACGAGGTTTCCCTCGGCGACACCATCGGCACCGGCACGCCGGGCAAGACCCGCCACCTGATCAACGTGGTCGGCCGCGATATCCCCCGCCACCTGCTGGCCGGGCATTTCCACGACACCTACGGCCAGGCGCTGGCCAATATCTACGCCAGCCTGCAGGAAGGCATCCAGGTGTTCGACAGCTCGGTCGCCGGGCTCGGCGGCTGCCCCTATGCCAAGGGCGCCACCGGCAACGTCGCCACCGAGGACGTGCTGTACATGCTGCAAGGTCTGGGCATCGACACCGGTATCGACATGGACAAGCTGATCGCCGCCGGCCAGCGCATCTGCGAGGTGCTGGGCAAGGCCAATGGCTCGCGCGTGGCCCGCGCACGCCTGAGCCAGTAA
- a CDS encoding acetyl/propionyl/methylcrotonyl-CoA carboxylase subunit alpha: MNLKPIDTLLVANRGEIACRVMRTAKAMGIRTVAVHSAIDATARHVREADLAVNLGGAKPAESYLLIDKLIDAARASGAQAIHPGYGFLSENAGFARAIEEAGLIFLGPPASAIDAMGSKSAAKALMEAAGVPLVPGYHGEAQDIDTFRQAAERIGYPVLLKAAAGGGGKGMKVVERESELAEALASAQREAQSSFGDSRMLVEKYVLKPRHVEIQVFADRHGHCLYLNERDCSIQRRHQKVVEEAPAPGLSPELRRAIGEAAVKAAQAIGYVGAGTVEFLLDERGDFFFMEMNTRLQVEHPVTELITGLDLVAWQIRVARGEALPITQEQVPLNGHAIEVRLYAEDPDHDFLPATGTLQLYREAAAGPGRRTDSGVAQGDVVSPFYDPMLGKVIAWGENREEARLRLLAMLDETLVGGVKTNLAFLRRVLAHPAFAAAELDTGFIPRHEAQLLPPPSELPEAFWQLAADAFIQSEAAHRRADDAHSPWAARSGWRSGGPAEIELHLSCQGSSRKVRASGQAQLQGDNLLVPGAAQQRMSAIRQGDTLYLQWQGELHAVSRFDPIAAAEASHHQHGGLTAPMNGSIVRVLVEPGQAVEAGTALVVLEAMKMEHSIRAPEAGTVKAIYCREGELVSDGAVLVELS, translated from the coding sequence ATGAACCTCAAGCCTATCGACACCCTGCTGGTGGCCAACCGCGGCGAGATCGCCTGCCGCGTGATGCGCACGGCCAAGGCCATGGGCATCCGTACCGTGGCGGTGCACAGCGCCATCGACGCCACGGCGCGGCATGTGCGCGAGGCCGACCTGGCAGTGAATCTGGGCGGCGCCAAGCCGGCGGAAAGCTACCTCTTGATCGACAAGCTGATCGATGCGGCCAGGGCCAGCGGCGCCCAGGCCATCCACCCCGGCTACGGCTTTCTCTCGGAAAACGCCGGTTTCGCCCGCGCCATCGAAGAAGCCGGACTGATCTTCCTCGGCCCACCCGCCTCGGCCATCGACGCCATGGGCAGCAAGTCGGCGGCCAAGGCGCTGATGGAGGCCGCCGGCGTGCCGCTGGTGCCCGGCTATCACGGCGAAGCGCAGGATATCGACACCTTCCGCCAGGCCGCCGAGCGCATCGGCTACCCGGTGCTGCTCAAGGCCGCTGCCGGCGGTGGCGGCAAGGGCATGAAGGTGGTCGAGCGCGAGAGCGAGCTGGCCGAGGCCCTGGCCAGCGCCCAGCGCGAGGCGCAGTCGTCGTTCGGCGACTCGCGCATGCTGGTGGAGAAATACGTACTCAAACCGCGCCACGTGGAGATCCAGGTATTCGCCGACCGGCACGGCCACTGCCTGTACCTGAACGAGCGCGACTGCTCGATCCAGCGCCGCCACCAGAAGGTGGTGGAAGAAGCCCCCGCCCCCGGCCTGTCACCCGAACTGCGCCGCGCCATAGGCGAGGCGGCGGTCAAGGCCGCCCAGGCCATCGGCTACGTCGGCGCCGGCACCGTGGAGTTTTTGCTGGACGAGCGCGGCGACTTCTTCTTTATGGAGATGAACACCCGCCTGCAGGTGGAACACCCGGTCACCGAGCTGATCACCGGCCTGGACCTGGTGGCCTGGCAGATTCGCGTCGCCCGCGGCGAGGCGCTGCCGATCACGCAGGAACAAGTGCCGCTTAACGGCCACGCCATCGAGGTGCGCCTGTACGCGGAAGATCCGGACCACGACTTCCTCCCGGCCACCGGCACCCTGCAGTTGTACCGCGAAGCTGCCGCCGGCCCCGGCCGGCGTACCGACAGCGGCGTGGCCCAGGGCGATGTGGTCTCGCCCTTCTACGACCCCATGCTCGGCAAGGTCATCGCCTGGGGCGAGAACCGCGAGGAAGCGCGCCTGCGCCTGCTCGCCATGCTCGACGAAACCCTGGTCGGCGGGGTCAAGACCAACCTGGCCTTCCTGCGTCGCGTGCTGGCCCACCCGGCCTTCGCCGCCGCCGAGCTGGACACCGGCTTTATCCCGCGTCACGAGGCGCAGCTGCTGCCGCCGCCGAGCGAGCTGCCGGAGGCCTTCTGGCAACTGGCGGCCGATGCCTTTATCCAGAGCGAAGCCGCACACCGCCGCGCCGACGACGCCCATTCGCCCTGGGCCGCGCGCAGCGGCTGGCGCAGCGGCGGCCCGGCGGAGATCGAGCTGCACCTGAGCTGCCAGGGCAGCAGCCGCAAGGTGCGCGCCAGCGGCCAGGCGCAGCTGCAGGGCGACAACCTGCTGGTGCCCGGTGCGGCGCAGCAGCGCATGAGCGCGATCCGTCAGGGCGACACCCTGTACCTGCAATGGCAGGGCGAACTGCACGCGGTCAGCCGCTTCGACCCGATCGCCGCGGCCGAGGCCAGCCATCATCAGCACGGCGGCCTGACCGCGCCGATGAACGGCAGCATCGTCCGCGTGCTGGTCGAGCCGGGCCAGGCCGTGGAGGCCGGCACCGCCCTGGTGGTGCTGGAGGCGATGAAAATGGAGCACAGCATCCGCGCGCCCGAGGCCGGCACGGTCAAGGCCATCTACTGCCGCGAAGGCGAGCTGGTCAGCGACGGCGCGGTGCTGGTGGAATTGTCGTAG
- a CDS encoding substrate-binding periplasmic protein: MPNAPPLTFASLKGGHGMVGDVTLAALARAGLLSELRYEPWARAQRKVANGRDQLIIPLSRTPEREPLYTWIAPIMPLERAFFSLDEPVQSFAEARQRYRRIGVGLGTAQVEILRSQGFSEQQIITHTLGENPAHLLERGRIDAWFTGVPEALYIWPQHSTRRLQMSPVLASTHLYLACSKECDAQLVQKLRAAVQSVHDEGISKRLIELYLPQPLDAAP, translated from the coding sequence ATGCCCAACGCGCCACCTCTGACCTTCGCCAGTTTGAAAGGCGGTCATGGCATGGTCGGCGATGTGACGCTCGCCGCTCTGGCCCGCGCCGGCCTGCTCAGCGAACTGCGCTACGAGCCCTGGGCACGCGCCCAGCGCAAGGTGGCCAACGGCCGCGACCAGCTGATCATTCCCCTGTCGCGTACCCCCGAACGCGAGCCGCTGTACACCTGGATAGCGCCCATCATGCCGCTGGAGCGCGCCTTCTTCAGCCTCGACGAGCCGGTGCAGAGCTTCGCCGAAGCGCGCCAGCGCTACCGGCGCATCGGCGTCGGCCTGGGCACGGCGCAGGTGGAGATTCTCAGAAGCCAGGGTTTCAGCGAGCAGCAGATCATCACCCATACGCTGGGTGAAAACCCCGCCCATCTGCTGGAGCGGGGGCGTATCGACGCCTGGTTCACCGGCGTGCCGGAGGCGCTCTACATCTGGCCGCAACACTCCACGCGCAGGCTGCAGATGAGCCCGGTACTGGCCAGCACCCATCTCTATCTGGCCTGTTCCAAGGAGTGCGATGCGCAACTGGTGCAGAAACTGCGTGCCGCCGTGCAAAGCGTGCATGACGAAGGCATCAGCAAGCGCCTGATCGAGCTCTATCTGCCGCAGCCACTCGACGCCGCGCCCTAG
- a CDS encoding TetR/AcrR family transcriptional regulator — protein MSSPVARPAPRSKAGIRYQDAQRAALELFAERGFSRVGMRDLAAHMGIAAGSLYNHIESKEALLFEFIEEFYSALTLGAEQLLKSQPEATSRLRALLERHLQLHQSMPLHFRLAEYELCCLPPEPLEQILELRERYEQHWLQAVAPLCGQVPDAVRRGAVRAIVSLLNQLPAWTQAACDEPASRLRLQQEMVLGALAGALGMAVHAF, from the coding sequence GTGTCTAGCCCGGTGGCACGCCCGGCGCCGCGCAGCAAGGCCGGAATACGCTATCAGGATGCCCAGCGCGCGGCGCTGGAGCTGTTCGCCGAGCGTGGTTTCAGTCGCGTCGGCATGCGCGACCTGGCCGCCCACATGGGTATTGCCGCAGGCTCGCTGTACAACCATATCGAGAGCAAGGAAGCGCTGCTGTTCGAGTTCATCGAGGAGTTCTACAGCGCCCTGACGCTGGGCGCCGAACAACTGCTCAAGAGCCAGCCCGAAGCAACAAGTCGGCTGCGCGCGCTGCTCGAACGCCACCTGCAGCTGCACCAGAGCATGCCCCTGCACTTTCGCCTGGCCGAATACGAGCTGTGCTGCCTGCCGCCCGAGCCGCTGGAGCAGATCCTCGAGCTGCGCGAGCGCTACGAACAGCACTGGCTGCAGGCAGTGGCGCCGCTGTGCGGCCAGGTGCCCGACGCTGTCCGTCGCGGTGCGGTACGGGCCATCGTCTCGCTGCTCAACCAGCTGCCGGCCTGGACCCAGGCTGCCTGCGACGAGCCCGCCAGCCGCCTGCGCCTGCAGCAGGAGATGGTCCTGGGCGCGTTGGCTGGCGCGCTTGGCATGGCCGTTCACGCCTTCTGA
- a CDS encoding carboxyl transferase domain-containing protein, with translation MAILHTQINTRSPEFAANSAAMLEQVADLRALLARLHEGGGEKAQARHTARGKLLPRERINRLLDPGSPFLEIGQLAAHEVYGEEVPAAGVIAGIGRVEGVECMIVANDATVKGGSYYPLTVKKHLRAQAIARENRLPCIYLVDSGGANLPRQDEVFPDREHFGRIFFNQANMSALGIPQIAVVMGSCTAGGAYVPAMSDETIMVRNQATIFLAGPPLVKAATGEVVSAEELGGADVHCKTSGVADHYADDDEHALALARRSIANLNWRKLGQLDARAPIAPRYPAEELYGVIPADAKQPFDVREVIARIVDDSQFDEFKALFGTTLVCGFARIDGYPVAILANNGILFAESAQKGAHFVELACQRGIPLLFLQNITGFMVGKKYEEGGIAKHGAKLVTAVACAQVPKFTVIIGGSFGAGNYGMCGRAYDPRFLWMWPNAKIGVMGAQQAAGVLVQVKREQAERAGQHYSDEDEQRLKQPIVEQYEKQAHAYYSSARLWDDGVIDPAQTREVLALALSASLNAPIEPTRFGVFRM, from the coding sequence ATGGCCATCCTGCATACCCAGATCAATACCCGCTCCCCGGAGTTCGCCGCCAACAGCGCGGCCATGCTCGAGCAGGTCGCCGACCTGCGCGCCCTGCTCGCCCGCCTGCACGAAGGCGGCGGCGAGAAGGCCCAGGCGCGCCACACCGCGCGCGGCAAGCTGCTGCCGCGCGAACGCATCAACCGCCTGCTCGACCCCGGCTCGCCGTTCCTGGAGATCGGCCAGCTCGCCGCCCACGAGGTCTACGGCGAAGAGGTGCCCGCCGCCGGGGTGATCGCCGGCATCGGCCGGGTCGAAGGCGTCGAGTGCATGATCGTGGCCAACGACGCCACGGTAAAAGGCGGCAGCTACTACCCGCTGACCGTGAAGAAGCACCTGCGCGCCCAGGCCATCGCCCGCGAGAACCGCCTGCCGTGCATCTACCTGGTGGACTCCGGCGGCGCCAACCTGCCGCGTCAGGACGAGGTGTTCCCCGACCGCGAGCACTTCGGCCGGATCTTCTTCAACCAGGCCAATATGAGCGCGCTGGGCATCCCGCAGATCGCCGTGGTGATGGGCTCGTGCACCGCCGGCGGTGCCTATGTGCCGGCGATGAGCGACGAGACCATCATGGTACGCAACCAGGCCACCATCTTTCTCGCCGGCCCGCCGCTGGTAAAGGCCGCCACCGGTGAAGTGGTGAGCGCCGAGGAGCTGGGCGGCGCCGATGTGCACTGCAAGACCAGCGGCGTGGCCGACCACTATGCCGACGACGACGAGCACGCCCTGGCCCTGGCCCGGCGCAGCATCGCCAACCTCAACTGGCGCAAGCTCGGCCAGCTCGACGCCCGCGCGCCCATCGCCCCGCGCTACCCGGCCGAGGAGCTGTACGGGGTGATCCCGGCGGACGCCAAGCAGCCGTTCGACGTGCGCGAGGTGATCGCGCGTATCGTCGACGACTCGCAGTTCGATGAATTCAAGGCGCTGTTCGGCACCACCCTGGTGTGCGGCTTCGCCCGCATCGACGGCTACCCGGTGGCGATCCTGGCGAATAACGGCATCCTCTTCGCCGAGTCGGCGCAAAAAGGCGCGCACTTCGTCGAACTGGCCTGCCAGCGCGGCATTCCGCTGCTGTTCCTGCAGAACATCACCGGCTTCATGGTGGGCAAGAAATACGAGGAAGGCGGCATCGCCAAGCATGGCGCCAAGCTGGTCACCGCCGTGGCCTGCGCCCAGGTGCCGAAGTTCACCGTGATCATCGGCGGCAGCTTCGGCGCCGGCAACTACGGCATGTGCGGCCGTGCCTACGACCCGCGCTTCCTGTGGATGTGGCCCAACGCCAAGATCGGCGTGATGGGCGCGCAGCAGGCCGCCGGCGTGCTGGTGCAGGTCAAGCGCGAGCAGGCCGAGCGCGCCGGTCAGCACTATTCGGACGAGGACGAACAGCGCCTCAAGCAGCCCATCGTCGAGCAGTACGAGAAGCAGGCGCACGCCTACTACTCCAGCGCCCGGCTGTGGGACGACGGCGTGATCGACCCGGCGCAAACACGCGAGGTGCTGGCCCTGGCCCTGTCGGCCAGCCTCAATGCGCCGATCGAGCCGACCCGTTTCGGTGTGTTCCGCATGTAA
- a CDS encoding MerR family transcriptional regulator: MPTTYSISDLARELDVTPRAIRFYEEQGMLAPERRGQERIFSPRDLVTLKLILRGKRIGFSLAECKELIDLYDPSSGNRKQLETFMDKIAARRAQLEQQLLDIRQMQLELDTAEERCLAALAETDM; the protein is encoded by the coding sequence ATGCCCACCACCTACTCCATCTCCGACCTGGCCCGCGAACTGGACGTAACGCCGCGCGCCATCCGCTTTTACGAGGAGCAAGGCATGCTCGCCCCCGAGCGCCGCGGCCAGGAGCGCATCTTCAGCCCCCGCGATCTGGTCACCCTGAAGCTGATCCTGCGCGGCAAGCGCATCGGCTTTTCCCTGGCCGAGTGCAAGGAGCTGATCGACCTCTATGACCCCAGCAGCGGCAACCGCAAGCAGCTGGAAACCTTCATGGACAAGATCGCCGCACGCCGCGCCCAGCTCGAGCAGCAGTTGCTGGACATCCGGCAGATGCAGCTGGAGCTCGATACCGCCGAGGAGCGCTGCCTGGCAGCCCTGGCGGAAACCGACATGTAG
- a CDS encoding gamma-carboxygeranoyl-CoA hydratase gives MTDFTTIELAKDPRGFATLWLNRPEKNNAFNAAMIRELILALDAVGEDRSLRFLLLRGRGKHFSAGADLAWMQQAAELDYNANLSDSRELAELMYNLAALKIPTLAVVQGAAFGGAVGLVSCCDMAIGAEDSLFSLSEVRIGLAPAVISPFVVQALGERAAKRYALTAERFDGHRARELGLLAETCPAAELDAQAEAWIANLLLNSPQAMRASKDLLREVGSGELTPALRRYTENAIARLRVSAEGQEGLRAFLDKRTPAWQEQQA, from the coding sequence ATGACCGACTTCACCACTATCGAGCTTGCAAAAGACCCGCGCGGCTTCGCCACCCTGTGGCTCAACCGCCCGGAGAAGAACAACGCCTTCAACGCCGCGATGATCCGCGAGCTGATTCTTGCCCTCGACGCCGTCGGCGAGGACAGGAGCCTGCGCTTCTTGCTGCTGCGCGGCCGCGGCAAGCACTTTTCCGCCGGCGCCGACCTGGCCTGGATGCAGCAGGCCGCCGAGCTCGACTACAACGCCAACCTCAGCGACTCCCGCGAGCTGGCCGAGCTGATGTACAACCTGGCCGCCCTGAAGATCCCCACCCTGGCCGTGGTGCAGGGCGCGGCCTTCGGCGGTGCGGTGGGCCTGGTCAGTTGCTGCGACATGGCCATCGGCGCCGAGGACAGCCTGTTCTCCCTGTCCGAAGTGCGTATCGGCCTGGCCCCGGCGGTGATCAGCCCCTTCGTGGTCCAGGCTCTGGGCGAGCGCGCGGCCAAGCGCTATGCGCTGACCGCCGAACGCTTCGATGGCCACCGCGCCCGCGAGCTGGGCCTGCTGGCCGAAACCTGCCCGGCCGCCGAACTTGATGCCCAGGCCGAGGCCTGGATCGCCAACCTGCTGCTCAATAGCCCGCAGGCCATGCGCGCCAGCAAGGACCTGCTGCGCGAAGTCGGCAGCGGCGAACTGACGCCGGCCCTGCGCCGCTATACCGAGAACGCCATCGCCCGTCTGCGCGTCAGCGCCGAAGGCCAGGAAGGCCTGCGCGCCTTCCTCGACAAACGCACGCCCGCCTGGCAGGAGCAACAAGCATGA
- a CDS encoding isovaleryl-CoA dehydrogenase → MSYPTLNFGLGETIDMLRDAVHHFAQAELAPRAAQIDRDNEFPMDMWRKFGDMGLLGMTVEEEYGGTNMGYLAHVVAMEEISRASASVGLSYGAHSNLCVNQIRKNGTHEQKLKYLPKLCSGEHVGALAMSEPNAGSDVVSMKLRAEKRGDRYVLNGNKMWITNGPDANTYVIYAKTDINAGSRGMTAFIVERDFKGFSRHQKLDKLGMRGSNTCELVFEDCEVPEENILGSEGGGVRVLMSGLDYERTVLSGGPTGIMSACMDVVLPYVHERQQFKQSIGEFQLVQGKLADMYAGMNASKSYLYNVAKACDRGEESRKDAAAVILYTAEMATRMALDTIQLLGGNGYTNEYPAGRLLRDAKLYEIGAGTSEIRRMLIGRELFNETK, encoded by the coding sequence ATGAGCTACCCCACCCTCAACTTCGGCCTCGGCGAAACCATCGACATGCTGCGTGATGCCGTCCACCACTTCGCCCAGGCCGAGCTGGCCCCGCGTGCGGCGCAGATCGACCGCGACAACGAGTTCCCCATGGACATGTGGCGCAAGTTCGGCGACATGGGCCTGCTGGGCATGACCGTGGAAGAGGAATACGGCGGCACCAACATGGGTTACCTGGCCCACGTGGTGGCCATGGAAGAGATCAGCCGCGCCAGCGCCTCGGTCGGCCTGTCCTACGGCGCGCATTCGAACCTGTGCGTCAACCAGATCCGCAAGAACGGCACTCACGAGCAGAAGCTCAAGTACCTGCCCAAACTGTGCTCCGGCGAGCACGTCGGCGCCCTGGCCATGAGCGAGCCCAACGCCGGCTCCGATGTGGTGTCGATGAAGCTGCGCGCCGAGAAGCGCGGCGACCGTTACGTGCTCAACGGCAACAAGATGTGGATCACCAACGGCCCGGACGCCAACACCTACGTGATCTACGCCAAGACCGACATCAACGCCGGCTCGCGCGGCATGACCGCCTTTATCGTCGAGCGCGACTTCAAGGGCTTCTCCCGCCATCAGAAGCTGGACAAGCTGGGCATGCGGGGCTCCAACACCTGCGAGCTGGTGTTCGAGGACTGCGAGGTGCCGGAAGAGAACATCCTAGGCAGCGAAGGCGGCGGCGTGCGCGTGCTGATGAGCGGCCTGGACTACGAACGCACCGTGCTCTCCGGCGGCCCCACCGGGATCATGAGCGCCTGCATGGACGTGGTGCTGCCCTACGTGCACGAGCGCCAGCAGTTCAAGCAGTCCATCGGCGAGTTCCAGCTGGTGCAGGGCAAGCTGGCCGACATGTACGCCGGCATGAACGCCTCCAAGTCCTACCTGTACAACGTCGCCAAGGCCTGCGACCGCGGCGAGGAATCGCGCAAGGACGCCGCGGCGGTGATCCTCTACACCGCCGAAATGGCCACCAGGATGGCCCTGGACACCATCCAGCTGCTCGGCGGCAACGGCTACACCAACGAGTACCCGGCCGGCCGCCTGTTGCGCGACGCCAAGCTCTACGAGATCGGCGCCGGCACCAGCGAGATCCGCCGCATGCTGATCGGCCGCGAGCTGTTCAACGAAACCAAGTGA
- a CDS encoding acetoacetate--CoA ligase, with protein sequence MQQPLWTPSAERIAATRLDAFRRLVNRRHGLDLADYPALHAWSIERREAFWQAIIDFFEIRFSAPAERVLREGPAMPDADWFPGARLNFAEHLLRRRDPHPALVAVGEDGSREQLSYLELAGHVAGLQRSLREAGVGVGDRVAAFMPNTWQTVVGMLAATSLGATWSSCSPDFGTQGVIDRFGQIEPKVLIAAAGYRYAGKNLDLTAKLGEILERLPSLEQLVVVPYSRPEAKPADFSTQARVALWQDFYQPGGEPEFTAVPFDQPLYILYSSGTTGVPKCIVHGVGGTLLQHVKELGLHTDLTADDCLFYYTTCGWMMWNWLVSGLALGATLVLFDGSPFHPGPERLIELIDAEGISIFGTSAKYLAALEKAGAKPCETHKLQRLKALLSTGSPLAHESFDFVYRGIKADLCLSSISGGTDIVSCFALGNPVLPVWRGELQCKGLGMDVQVWNDSGQPVTGEKGELVCARHFPSMPLGFWNDEGGEKFRAAYFDTFPGVWAHGDYAEETVHGGLVIHGRSDAVLNPGGVRIGTAEIYRQVEKVPQVLESIAIGQDWAGDVRVVLFVRLRDGVALDEALESTIRQVIRANTTARHVPAKIVAVADIPRTISGKLVELAVRNVVHGRPVKNTDALANPQALELFRDLPQLRE encoded by the coding sequence ATGCAGCAGCCTCTCTGGACGCCCTCCGCCGAGCGTATCGCCGCCACCCGCCTGGATGCCTTCCGCCGCCTGGTCAACCGGCGCCACGGTCTCGACCTGGCCGACTACCCGGCCCTGCACGCCTGGAGCATCGAACGACGCGAGGCCTTCTGGCAGGCCATCATCGATTTTTTCGAGATCCGCTTCAGCGCGCCTGCCGAGCGGGTGCTGCGCGAGGGCCCGGCCATGCCTGACGCCGACTGGTTCCCCGGCGCCCGGCTGAATTTCGCCGAACACCTGCTGCGCCGCCGCGACCCGCACCCGGCGCTGGTGGCCGTGGGCGAAGACGGCAGCCGCGAGCAGCTCAGCTACCTGGAACTGGCCGGCCATGTCGCCGGCCTGCAGCGCAGCCTGCGCGAGGCCGGCGTGGGCGTCGGCGACCGGGTCGCGGCCTTTATGCCCAACACCTGGCAGACCGTGGTCGGCATGCTCGCCGCCACCAGCCTCGGCGCCACCTGGTCGTCCTGCTCGCCGGACTTCGGCACCCAGGGGGTGATCGACCGCTTCGGCCAGATCGAACCCAAGGTGCTGATCGCCGCTGCCGGCTACCGTTACGCCGGCAAGAACCTGGACCTGACCGCCAAGCTGGGTGAGATCCTCGAACGCCTGCCGAGCCTGGAGCAACTCGTCGTCGTGCCCTACTCCCGGCCCGAGGCGAAGCCCGCCGACTTCAGCACCCAGGCCCGCGTGGCGCTATGGCAGGACTTCTACCAGCCCGGCGGCGAACCCGAATTCACTGCCGTGCCCTTCGATCAGCCGCTGTATATCCTCTACTCCAGCGGCACCACCGGTGTGCCCAAGTGCATCGTCCACGGCGTGGGCGGCACCCTGCTGCAGCACGTCAAGGAACTCGGCCTGCACACCGACCTGACGGCCGATGACTGCCTGTTCTACTACACCACCTGCGGCTGGATGATGTGGAACTGGCTGGTCTCCGGCCTGGCCCTGGGGGCCACCCTGGTGCTGTTCGACGGCTCGCCCTTCCATCCGGGGCCCGAACGCCTGATCGAGCTGATCGACGCCGAAGGCATCAGCATCTTCGGCACCAGCGCCAAGTACCTCGCCGCGCTGGAAAAGGCCGGCGCCAAGCCGTGCGAAACGCACAAATTGCAACGCCTGAAAGCGCTTCTCTCCACCGGTTCGCCGCTGGCCCACGAGAGCTTCGACTTCGTCTACCGGGGCATCAAGGCCGACCTGTGCCTGTCGTCCATTTCCGGCGGCACCGACATCGTCTCCTGCTTCGCCCTCGGCAATCCGGTGCTGCCGGTATGGCGCGGCGAGCTGCAGTGCAAGGGCCTGGGCATGGACGTGCAGGTGTGGAACGACAGTGGCCAGCCGGTGACCGGCGAGAAAGGCGAACTGGTCTGCGCCCGGCACTTTCCCTCGATGCCGCTGGGCTTCTGGAACGACGAAGGCGGCGAGAAATTCCGCGCCGCCTATTTCGACACCTTCCCCGGTGTCTGGGCCCATGGCGACTACGCCGAGGAAACCGTGCACGGCGGCCTGGTGATCCACGGCCGCTCCGACGCGGTGCTGAATCCGGGCGGCGTGCGCATCGGTACCGCGGAGATCTACCGCCAGGTGGAAAAGGTACCGCAGGTGCTGGAATCCATCGCCATCGGCCAGGACTGGGCTGGCGACGTGCGCGTGGTGCTGTTCGTCCGCCTGCGCGACGGCGTGGCGCTGGACGAGGCGCTGGAAAGCACGATTCGCCAGGTGATCCGCGCCAACACCACCGCCCGTCACGTGCCGGCGAAGATCGTCGCGGTGGCCGATATCCCGCGCACCATCAGCGGCAAGCTGGTGGAACTGGCGGTGCGCAACGTGGTGCATGGCCGCCCGGTGAAGAACACCGACGCCCTGGCCAACCCGCAGGCGCTGGAGCTGTTCAGGGATCTGCCGCAACTGCGTGAGTGA